The Pan paniscus chromosome 2, NHGRI_mPanPan1-v2.0_pri, whole genome shotgun sequence genome contains the following window.
AAGTGAATAATTCAATCGTGTTAGGCCAGATTACATGCTCATAATACCCGGGTGTATTTAAAAGCACCCGCGTTTCTAAACCTCCCGCAGAAAGTGGGAAGCAATCGCCCCCTCGGACCTGGCGCCGCTGCGCCTGCTGGAGCCTCGCTTCCCCACAGTCGGGCGGCCAGTGGAGGGCGAGGAGCGCGCGCGTCACGAGAGGCGGCCCCGGCCTCCCAGAGCCCGCACCGGGAGGCCGAGGGCTCGGGACTCGAGCCGTCTGAGTCCGATTTCTTTCCACGTGCAGAGGGTAGAAAGTCAGGGCGTGATTGATTGCTTAAGGAAAGAGAAGCTACAGCTTTCACGGTAGTTGATAACTAAAGCATGACATGATGCCATCTGTGTGAAACTCGTGATGTGTGTGGTCATTGGCTCCCTGGAACATCCAGACCCTGATCGTGCGTATCGTGTTTCCTTATAAGCAGCACTCGCGATTTAAAAACAGGTCCCGGTGCCCCTCTTGCTGATCCTCTCTGCCATTAGCCCGCTTAATTCCCTTTTTGTAAATTCCCCTCTTTACCTTTCTttcgtccctccctccctctctttcttctttcctcctctccttttcccctttctctttttcttcctcaatCTAGGTCGTTTCTGCTGAATGATATTTATTCACCGAAGTCCCAATCTGAGGGTGAGGGGAAAACCCCACCCTCCACATCTCCCCAGCTAGGCTTGCGCTTGTAAAATATGGGGTTCAGCTTTGGCTCCAGAGCGCTTTTGAACAGTAAAGTTTCCAATTCAGAGCCACCTCTAAATAAATGCCCATAAATTTCCCAACCCCGTGAGAAAGCCATTTCTACAACCCAGCATCGTCTGGGTGATGTGTGTTTGTTCCAACTAGAGAGGCACTGGTCAGTCACCTCAGTTTCTGCCCTCTGGATACAGAAAGtgcttttgtttgtgttttttggtttgtttattgtttgttttttttaaagcagctttCCAGTTGTAGACTATTGGTTCCTGATTCCCTCATCTATCAAGACAGTTTGTCAGTTTGGCCCTGCACCTTGCGTTTCACATTCTACGTTTTTTAGTTAAACGTTGAAACCTTTCCCTATGTCAGATGGGATGTCATTGCATTACAGTTTTTGAGACAACTTTTGCTGACTTGCCTAAAAAAATATGTCGTCCTGATCTCCCACAGGAGAGCGAGGTCAACTGAGGGATTTTTCAGCTTTCTTATGGCTGGGATTGAATAGATCCAAGTAATAAGATATCTCAGGTTTCCTCACCTTTAGTCACCTTGGGCTACTCATGGATGCACTCCTATCTTACAGTCTTAGATTCAGCCCAAAACCCCTCAGTGGAAAGAAGACAGCAGTTCAGATTCTTCTTTCAggttgttgtaaaaaaaaaaaaaaaaaaaggaaatggcttTTTTTCAGTTAGGAGCATCCTTTGTAAGTTTTGATATCCaaaaaatacatatgacacaAGAAGCAGGAAGAGATCTTCAGTTATTCCAGTGGATTACTTTTTTATGAAAACACTGgctaaaacattttacattcacCCTTCCTCATTCCACTTTTAGTTGGAAGAAGTTTCTAATATTgatttaattttgtataaggCCCCTACCCTCTCCTACAATACCATTAAGTAACAAGTTCACCCACCTTAGCCTTTTCTGGTGAAAGTCACTCTTGATTTACTCTCTTCACTTCCCTTCTATCCCCAATGCACTCACACTTTTACAGACACATTTTTCTTGATCCAGAGAGTATTGGGAGGTACATAACTTTTTAGTATTGTCTtgactttcattcttttctaacTGAGATTGGACTTTTTATCCTGTGatacaaaatgaatttttgaGAAACAACCATgggaaaaattacttaattttctgttttgatgtATTTGTTTTTCAAGCTTCATAGGAAAGGCTTTAGTTGGTGTTTAAATGATAGTCCATGAAAATTCCTTATTAGATGACTCCAGACCAATTGTAAACCAATAACATAATTGTTTCCAAAAGGGAAAGTGGAAGTTGAGATCAGTTAGTCGAGGGATTCATTTGAGTgtgtttatctttaaaatggtttatgagaagaaagggagaaatgaaCTGGGTGGAGGACAGAGGTAGAGAATCCAgtgaaaacatgtttttaagaTTAAAGCCATTTTTCCACATTATTGTCTTGCCACAAGTGACAACACAGAGCAGGAGTCATGAAAGTGGATTACTGTCACTCTGGGCTATTGGAGGCCCAGAGAGCCCTGGCATTAATTCCTATAGAAAGGTAGACAAACCTAGTCAGTAACTAACACTGTCCCCCACAGCGCCCTCACTGCCAAATGTTCAGGCTCTCTCAGAGTTGATACAGACCTCGGGGGGTCTAGGTGGCAGGGCTTCCCTTGTGAGAGGAAGCGGAGGCTCTCTGTGGAACTGAGAGGGAGGAAGCCAGGTGGCTGTAAGAGCAAGCCTGAGGGGATAGGGTGCTGTAATAGGAAGGCTGTGGCCACCAGTCCCTCACATGGCTGCAATTAGTGAGTCAAAGCTAGCTAATGATGAATCAAAAAGAGCCAAGAGTAGGACCTTCTGGGTGCTAAAGACTAACCTTTAGCTTGTTCCACTCCTCCCACTGGGCTCCCATCCTAGGTTTTCCAGGACTGGAGACCTTACTGGAGGAAAGGGCAAGTATGTTAAGAAAACATGCCTAGCCCCTGTCTAGCATGCGCATACTGGCGGGGTCTTGCAGAGATGGGGAGAAACACCTTGGGATGAAAGAAGCCCTCAGTGATCTGTGTGTCTGGCTCATACAGTTGTGCACGGCCAACCAGAGAGTGGGGGAGAGgaaagcctcatttttttttcagtcactCTATCTGGGGTTGCTTATCTCCTCTCCCGCAACCCTCTGCCTCACCCCACCAGGACCAAATAGAATTGAAACTTCATTGCCTTTGCCTGTACTGAGCCTAAAAACTCAGGGTTTGATAAGGTTACTGCACCAATGATAcaattgtagatttttaaaagcctCCTCAAAGAGACAGATGTTTGGGCTGATTAAGAATTGAGGAGGAAACCTGCAGCTGCACCAAGGAATAATCTATtggacaaatattttaataaaaaaatatgaagagaTCAGCCCGACCTTGCAAGGtcttctgctttaaaaaaatctttatcaaaCCCCTATTCTATGGCTTCAATAAACAGAACCCATTACCTCACGGCATCTTTTGTTGGCCCCATACAAGAGAGAACAAAATGGTTATTCAGGGGAACGCTTTCGATTTTTATTGTGGGTAGCCTGCACAAAGAGCCGTGTTATTGTATTTAAAAGAACCATCTGTAGCAGAAACAATGGCATCAAATTATCTTTGAATACCCACTGAAAAaacataaagcttttttttttattcttcttctgtACGGTGGGGGGATAGAGCAGTGTTAGGATAActgacttttttgttgttctctGGGTGCATTCTTCTcgctccccctctctctccccctcaccctctctctcttctctctctccctctccctctctctctctctctctcttttaaaaaatcagccatttGGGGTTTTAAGCCATAAACGATTTTTCTTGTTGCAGGGGATTGCAGTGGCAAAGCTAGGCTAGGTCTTGGAGGCTGGTGTAAGGCGATGCGGGTGAAGGCAGGAGGCTGATGGAGAGACTGGGGGGAAGAAAAGCCGAAATGGATTCACGGTGCCTTGGATGAAGGACGAGAGGGGAACTGCAAGCTCCTTCAACTGGTTCTGTCCGGTGAGAAGTGATCAAGCTTGGGCTGACAAGAGGCTCAGGGAGCCCTCACGTTCTTTCGCTTTTTTACCTGCCAATCAAACTGCTACAAGACAACACCCTGATCTGGCATGGACATGTAAGTAGCTTGCAACCCAACTTTGACATTCACTGCTAGCTCactcctccccccacctcacttTCTTCCCCactcattctgtttttctttctttcttttttttttcttttgaccttTAAGAGATCTGGAAATACACCCTGTGTGGCAGTCATTTAACACTGGTAGATTTAAGTCTGAAAGCGTTAACTTTTGgaattaaattctaatttagaTTTAACAAATGCAGAAATgaaatgacattatttcattctattttggACGGTTTTGGTACTGAACTTAATCAGTTGTCTTACAAGGGTGTGTTTCTTTTACTATGAAACTGAAGAAATAGATCTGTGAGCCCCCAGAAAGAAACCCACTAATGAAAAATTCAGGCTTCCATCGTAAAAATGTTAAACTCTAGCATTTCACCCCCATAAAGAACCTCTTCCAGGCCAATGTTACTAAATGGAAAGAGTGATTTGATTCAAAAGGTACATATCATTAAGGGGTTGCTACTACTTCAATCGGCGTCTTAACTATTTTGGTGGTGGTTACGGGTAGGGGCAAGTTGCAAAACAAGAGGAAGGGGACATGGCGATACCTCGTTTTTTATAAGAGATTGACATAGAGGAAGATAGAAATGCATGGGGGCAGAATAAGCAGGAAATATTACCTGAGAGAAGGAATTACAGAGCATGGCGAAGCTGGAAGGTGGGAGGGTTTCTGCGGGAAGTCGAGCGAGGGGTGACGGGGCTTGCTCTTTGGCGCCCTCTAATGGCAACTTGAACCAATGTTTTACTTTCGTAATGCAGTACTGGGAAAAGCAGCTGGgtttttgttattgctgttggTTTTTTTCCTCCGCAGACTTAGAAACTAGAGACTATTAGTGGAGTAAATTGATTGTTTTCAGCCTAGgaacttatatatatatgtcttaaaCTCACCAGTGTTTCCTCCTCAAACATCCCCTCCTCTCCCTAAATCTTGTTAGACTAATAGAAGAGGACAGGCTAATGGCAAATTGACTTATGGAGGGTGGTCCACGCCCAATTAGCCATTGCGGGCGGGGGAGAGGGTGTAGGATTCGTTTCCTACCTGAACAGCATTCTGACTCTTCTAACATACTCGAGAGGTGTAGGGGGTGGAGTAGGAAGGGATGATTTGGAAATTGCAGATTCTGACACGGGCTCATTATAATACACTTTTAAGGGGGCTCTTGGGAACCTCTGTTATTGCGACATGTGGTGGTCAGGGGGCTTTCCTTCccgccttctttttcttttttctttttcttctttctttccttcttttttcttttctttttttttaatttgatagaTAAAGGTTAATCTTGGGCTGAATGATAGAGCTATGATTGACAAGAGAAAAGGTGTTGAGGGCAGGTCGCGCTGTCTTATTTACAGCCCACTGCTTGCTGTAGAGTCTTTGTTAGGACTGGAAAGCTAATTTAGTGCTGATCAAAAGCACCACAGAGTTAAAGGACTGGTAATGACTGCTAATTTCATTTCAGCCTCATGCATCCCCAACTGCTGTAATTAAAGACACGCTATTTAAATACAggtgaagggttttttttttttttaagttgggtgggggggggggggtgggtgggtggattacaattttatttagatcttttcttCTACTCTACTTGGGTGTTATGTAGTCCCaaattagattttattattattattatttagagccGCTCCTTGTCATTTATACCTGGCTTTGCAGAATCGGAAGTGTGAAATGTGTCACTCACATAAAAGCCCCTGTTTAAAGAAAGGGTGGGGCGGGGGAGTGCAGAGGAGTAACTATTTAGGGGTGATTTAAATATTTAggtctcctttttttctccttcaaattAATAGAAAGGCCTTCTATATAGTTAAAAGTATTTGAAACTGGGGGCAAGGTTAACAGGCCAAAGGGATCAGTGTCAGCTTTTTAAGTACTTCTAAAAAGATCATGTGaacagatggaaaaatatatttttaattaaataatttcccCCACACTATAGCTGCAGTGTTGGCTCAGAAACCGTGTAATTTCTCATCCGATAGGAGTTTCTTTATGAGAACATCAAAGGATAAAAAGCTCTGCATTTTCGTAGTTGGTTAAAATTGATAACCACCCCCccatgcgcgcgcgcgcgcacacacatacacacacacacatacacacacacacatatacacacacacaccccaacacacacacacacacacacacacacacatacatatacccaAAAAAGAATTTAGCCTTTAATCTCTTTTTATCCACGAAGACTAAAGCTCTGTACTCGACCCCGCGAGCGGCTCTCGCCTTCCGGGGCTGGAACCCGACTCAGATGTGAAGCGGCACTGAGCCGCTGCGCAGGTTCGTGCCCAGCGCCCCCTGTTGGACACAGTAGGAGCTGCGCAGCGCCAGTCCCGGAAATCGCTGGAATCCTGCTCTGGGGTTAGAGAAAACTCTTTATTGCCCTCCAAAAAAGAAACGGGATGcgaaaacaaatttttatatccttgaaaaataatataatattaactcaatAAAAAACTAAAGAGGCGATACTACaattttaattcaataaaaaataaagactgtcCTCCTCACATCCCAGCCATCCCCCACCCGGTTTGGTTTTGTAACTCTTTTGAAAGGTTCTGCGATGGTAAAACAGGTAAAGAAAAGTGACGAAAAACAAAGCATTTTTCTGTAGTCGTGGAGAATCAAGCAAAGTATACTTCCTCCGTTTTGTCcacatttcaaaaaattaaacggAAGATGCTGCTGCTTGCTGTTTTGACGTTGTCAGCAGCGTCTTGAATGCCCTCAGAGGTCCTGCAAGTATTGTAACTGAGCCTTCGAGTAAACGAAATAACTTGCTTCTATGTGTTTATTTCCAGAGTATAATTAAAAGACCAGTCTCTTATTTGAGTGTTTCCCATCCCCCAGACCAATCCTGGTCAAAGTTTTTCCTTCCCAGATACTGGCTAAGAAACACATACTGGCTAAGAAACAGGTGCCtggtatcttttttctttcatcttagcCGTAGGATTTCGGGGAAGGTGTGCCAATGGTAGGGAAGGTTTTCTTTGAAATTCAGCATTTCGTTGACCAGGAATCCAAATTATCCTAGGGAAGGGGGAGTATTTTTACACTTCCAAAAAACTACCTGTCTACATAATAAAGAGCtttgcctttattattattatttcttcttcttctttttggtcAGCAAGTGAGGGCAAAAGTAGCCTTTGAATTATTTCAGAAAGAGAAACTGTAAAAATGGCACATCCTCTGAATTTAAAACAATAGGGAAATGTGGGTTTGCTTAATTGTttaaaatcaaatagaaataatTACTGTGCTAAATGAACAAGATGTTTTAAGATTTACATCTTCAGGGTTATGGTTATTGATTTTAACTTTACCCTTAAGAAGTTTAGAGATCGCGTTTTTTAAAGTTTGCTTATTGACGGAAATCGGCTTAATTTTTCATAAaagaatggctttttaaaatattgaatactaTGGCTATGCAAGGTTTATGATACCTTTATGTTTATTCTTCCCACCTCCCAAAATTAGCGAATTCGAGATAACATTTCAAGGGGAATTGCTATTTAGTGCGATGAGAGATGACTTCTCCATCTGGTTCCAGAATTAGATCTCGGCTTAGGTTTTTTAGTCAGTAGGTTCAGATGCAATggcaggagagaagaatcaagccTTTTGATAAAATCTCTACCCCGAATTCTATCGAAAAGACAGGCAAGCGGGATTCCAGCCACAGCACCCCCACCTTTTGCTCTACCAAAAGGCTTGTCCCCATTACAGAAATAATATAGTCGGTGCTAGTTTTGTGAACCCGCGCCAACCGGTAAGGTAAGAAACGGTGCGCTGACAGCCGAGGTCCGAAGGCTGCTCAGTGGTTCCCGCAGCCCGTGGGGTAGGGAGGCCAAAGCCAGCAAAATGTTGGAGGCGACGCCAGAAAGAGAGTATATGCCTGCTATTCGGAAGTGATGTCGAACGTGCAATAGCAGAGTCCTGGAGATTTCCACCCCGTTCCGCACCCAGGGATCCCAGCCTGTGGGGTAGCAGGTTGTTGGGTGAAGGCAGGAGGGAGAAGCCGCACCTGGCTGAGGGCGGGTGGGCGTGCCGGGAGCGAGTGCCCAACTTTCTAGGGCCCATGGAGAAAGCATAACCCCTAGTTGAGGAAAGAGAGCTAAACAAGTGGGTGGCCCAGGCCTGGGAATGCCACCCGGCTCTCCCGACGCAGTGTTATTTCTGTGGTCCCAGGGGGCCCCAGCACCTGCCCGAATCCCACTCCCCAAGGCCGCCAGCAGGAAGGCAGCCCCTCCATCTTTGAGGGCTGAGGAGGGGGCAGCGAGTGACTGATTCCTTAGTAGCAGGGAAAACCGCAGCGGCTGGCAACGGGCCGCGTTTCTCCGCGGCGGCAAAGCGCCCTTTAGGGGCGGGGCGGGCATTTTTGGTCTCCTGTCCCAGCGTCCAGGCCTGAGCCCGCGCGGGTTGGCTGGGCGCCCTGCTTTGTAAGTAACCAATCTTGCTGGATTCTGAGGACTATCCAGGCGGATGGGCCCACTTAGCTTAGGCCCACTGAGACCCTGCCAACTCCTCAGACCCTTTTCCCCTTCATCCCTCACACCTTTCATGATGAACCCAGGAAAGAACCCGAACTCTGAAAAACAGGACATGTAGTTTGAAGTTTGATAGTTATTTGGGTGTGAGGGACATGACTCTATTAATAAAGACTAAGATTCAAGGCTGAGCTCTCATTTATTAAATTTGCTCTTTCACTCTGTTTTTAAACTCTGGAGATCTTTCAGTTTCGTTGCTCCAACCCTGACACAGACAAAGGCGCCAGGGAGAAAGCCCAGGCGGGCTTGAAGCAGTTGAGGTATAGACTGATACTCATCTCTCCATCACTCAGACGGGCAGATAAGCACTGCCAGACTGGGGGTCCTAATCCAGGGCCCAGCGGCTACGTGGGTTGCTGCGGGGTGTTGAAACCACAAGTACAACTTGACACCATTGAGCCCACGGTGCTTGTCAATAATCTGTGAATTAGGTGCAGAGATTGTCACTGTAGATCATAACAGTTTCTGAAGGACTCATTACAGCCTATCGTGTCAATGATCTTCAAATTAAGGAGGGGGGGGTGGGGCGAGACGAAAAAGGAG
Protein-coding sequences here:
- the LOC129397477 gene encoding uncharacterized protein LOC129397477, whose translation is MSCFSEFGFFPGFIMKGVRDEGEKGLRSWQGLSGPKLSGPIRLDSPQNPARLVTYKAGRPANPRGLRPGRWDRRPKMPAPPLKGALPPRRNAARCQPLRFSLLLRNQSLAAPSSALKDGGAAFLLAALGSGIRAGAGAPWDHRNNTASGEPGGIPRPGPPTCLALFPQLGVMLSPWALESWALAPGTPTRPQPGAASPSCLHPTTCYPTGWDPWVRNGVEISRTLLLHVRHHFRIAGIYSLSGVASNILLALASLPHGLREPLSSLRTSAVSAPFLTLPVGAGSQN